gctgcctgaaaatgtagagctgtgttctagtagccatgcttcttggagatgattgtataatgatacagtttttgcatagtgatcgtgaaaaccttgtgtctgatgcttcttttatctatgttatggatagatgagtaaaacatatggattaaaaataaataaataacagggggaacaaatgttaaaataaatttagtagactgaaatgctagtgatcaatgaaagggaggggttaggggtatggtatgtatgcatttttttctgttttctttttatttctttttctgaattgatgcaaatgttctaagaaatgattacgatgatgaatatacaaccatacaataaaaaaagaatgttcatattgtatgttgactggttttagtaataaaaattaatttaagaaaaaaaattacctttggAACAAGGGACTTTGGAGAGAAGGGGTGAAGAAGAAGAGatgtttttacttttgattttgtCTCTTTCTGTACTGTTTAATTTTCTATCTCTATATATGTGGTAGTTTTCTTTCTCTCGTTTCTATAAGTTAACAGGTGACATCTGGGTACAGATTATGtagattttttgtttgcttcttttaaaCTTTTGATGTTCACCCTAAATATGCTTCTTCTGACTTCCTACCCTATTACCTAGATCTTTAATTCAATATTCCCTCAGCATACTTTATAAGTTCTATATTCTCTAAGTAGACTTGAAACCTCTGAGAATCTTAATATATTTCTCTTCATCTTATCTAAGTACCAAGATAGAACAATCCAACAAATGATTGATTAGTTCATGAGCAGACTCACATGCTACCTTAGTTTCTCTCTGGCTCATACTTACTTAGTTAAAAAGCTTAAATCactaaaatatccattttgatggttctaagtgtattgttcgttttcttaaaaatatatatattttaaatttagtagattgaaatgtgagtgatcaatgaaagggagggtaaggggtatggtatgtatgaactttttttcttttttctttttatttctttttctgaattgatacaaatgttctaagaaacgatcatgatgatgaatatacaactctgtgatgatattgtgagttattgattatatatcaagaatggaatgatcatacagtaagaatgttcatgtttgtatatcgttatattttaaaaataaattaattaattaaaaaatacatatttttaaagtttaaatcaCTATGTATGTTCTGAAATTGTTCTGATGGTGTTTAAGAATATAATGAACAAGTCAGTCCACCTGTTTCCTCAGGTGGCAGGGAGGACAGTCAGTGTTACACGTTATACCTGATACATCAAACTTTGCCTTCTGCAGGGAATCAAAGATATCGTTTCTATTGGGTAGATCTGGGAAAAGGgcctccagtttctccacatattTATTGTCCTTTAGGGTTGCCTTTCCAAGTTGCATGTTCATGTTGACACAATCTAGGATGATAGTACCTGTTGAGAAGGAGATGGCAGGACTTGAATCCTGTGGCCCTCTACTCACAACCACAACACACAGAACCCACAAACCAAAAGGACCCAATACAGAGGAGATCGCGTGGCAAActcattgaaaacaaaacaaaacaaaatactgtGACTGATTGTGTCCTGCATAAAACCTCCCAAATCCAAACTAAAATGCAGGCAGGGAAATGGGAGAAAGAACGAAAGGAAACCTGAACATCCCAAACCTTGAAGATTTGTGCAATCCAGTCAGAGAGAGATGGCCGTTTTCAGCAGGCCAAATACCATCAGAGACTCTTATGAGCTGTAAGACAGTCTAGCCCAACTCTCTTTTTCCCCAAAGGCCTTTCAGCAAATGCCTAATTGTCCTGGGAAGGAATCCCATCCTTTGGTTTGTGCCTAACATCTGAGATGGTACAGTTAGGCCAGAAGAGTCTAGACTTTCTAATGACCCTTCTCTAGCATGGGAATCGAGGTACTAGTATACCTAGTGGGGTTGTGAAACCACTAACTAGCCACCCTTACCATGCAGGAGGGTTACAATTTGCCTGTTCAAGATCTCTGGTGCATTCTGCAGAATTCTCTCCGCCACCAAGGTAGCACAGGACCCCACCAGCTCTACTGAAACATGGCAGGGAGGACAGTGTTTCTGCTCGATGGGACGATGGTCTAGCACCTCTGCAACTGCCTCTTCTAGGGCAGCATCACTTCTGTGTGAGTGGGGAGaacaggaaaaagagagagaaagaacggTAGGGGAAGTCCAGGAGCATCTAACCAATCTTCACCTTACACATGATATATACAGGATATCTTGGGCAAAGGCTTAGAACTCTGCCCAAGACAAAGTTCTTCTACCTCGGCTTCACCCTCTCAACTTGTTTCTTTAATGTTACAACTGAAGTCATCTTTAAATAGTGTATAAGTGAATTTGGTAAAGTTATCTACTGCAAATATCTTATCCCGAATTGCATTCCCTTTACATGCAACATTCTAAATCTCTCCTGTTCCCTCAATCCACTCATTTTCAAAATGCCATGCAGGTCACTAGGTCCTGTGGCTTATTTCACATTATTAATTCCTATCCAATCCTCCTTACCAGCCCTCTGCTATTGCCTTACACCAGCCGTCATTATCTCTCATCTGGACTGTTCCAatagtctctttttctttttctttttttacccatctgtccataacatagataaaaggagcatcagaacaaggttttcacaatcacagtcactttgtgaaagctatatcattatacaatcaccttaaagaaacatggctactggaatacagctctacattttcagacactttcctctagcctctctaatacaccttaaactaaaaaggggttatctatacaatgtgtaagGCTAACCcctcgactccatttgaaatctctcagtcactgacactttattttgcctcatttctcacttccccctttcagttgagaaggtttactcaatcctattttttaaaacacaattgGATTTATTAAAGGTTAAGCATAAATGGTCACAGATATCTATCAATTAATATTAATGAGGAAGAATTTCAAGATATAATTTTGTGTACAAAATAAATTTCCTCCCACAAGTTAAAACAACATTAATAATTAATAAGTATTGGGCACACGCATTTCCTTGTGAGATTCACAaacaatcaaagaagaaatttctgaaAAACTTACTTTTACTTGATACTAAATGTATGAAATGCAAAAGATTTGGGATTATTGTTTTGCAACATTATTAAAACATTATATACAATGTTAAACTTTGCTGATCTAGGTCTAGAGGGAGTGGGGTATACTGGAGTTCTGTGtatggattttgtattttttttagctttttttttattgtgaaatataacatatatacaaaaaaagcaataaattttcaagtacattttaacaagtagttatagaacagattttaaagtttggtatgggttacaattccacgattttcccttttttcttctagctgccccaagacactggagactaacacaaatatcaatataatgatttagcagtcctactcacttgttaaatcctatcttctctcttatactcctccttctctttaaataacacatatacataaaagcaataaatttcaaagtatatcagaACAACtggttgtaaaacagatttcagagttcggtatgggttactgttccacaatgttaggtttttatttctagctgctctaaggtactggaggctaaaagaagtatcagtataatgattcagcactcatactcatttgttaaacttgaccttccctgtataactctaccatcacctttccAATAGTGTCTTAACCAAACACCTATCAGTCCTGGGCCATTCTAAGCTGAGTGATcatttgaaaatgcaaatttgaATCTTTTAggacactgaataaataaaaattaataacagtTCCCACTGCCCTAGAATAAAGTTCATTTTCCTTAGCAAGTCCTCCAGGATTTGCCCCCTGCCTACCACTCTAATCTTCTCCCATGTCCTACTTTTCCCTCACACTTGTTGCTCCAGTTGTGCAAAACAAATCCAGTTCTCCTAACTCACTATGCTATTTCACGCCTACCTGCCTTCGCTTATATTAATAACTCCCTCTACCTGGAATACCTTTTCTAACTATTTTCCCTTCCCCGTTGGCCAAATGAACATTTAGCCCTCTTTCAAGACTTCGATCAAGGGTAAACTCTGCTAGGAAACCTCTCCTGATGCTTTCTCCTCCCCTCTGGTAAAATTAACCATTCCATCCTTTGTGTACTTACTGCGCCCTAGAGAGACAGTTAATACTCATCTTTAACATTCATTACATTGATCTGCTTGCCTAGCTTTCTCTTCCTGAAACTTCCTTGAGGATCAGGACTCTGCTTCCCCTTCATTCTCATAGCTCGACAGGTTGCGTTAATCCTTCAGCTACCCTCTGCCAATGTCCTGCTACAACCACAATgtgctcaagaaaaaaaatatgccttTTAATATTAACGGTAGGCAGACACACTTGGTGTTATAATAGTGTCGCTTTTTTGCCAGTTTTTCCCTATCTTAAACTAAGGATGGAATTATGATGTGTGCACATTTGTTAAACAGACACTAATGAGATATTTAGACTACCATAGTATGTTATTCTAAAGTCACCAAGAGTTtatagagaaaattattttactagccttttaaaaattagagttgTAACCATTATCCAAAGGATTCTATTATAGCAAACCTGCTGCAAAATCTTAAAATGATACCAAAGGCACATTGAAATGATTTAGTTGCCCTTTAATTTGAAAACTCTccatgtttcaattttttttattacttgcaCAACTAGAAAACTAACAAcattttctgttgattttctgCATCTCATATGACCTATCAATTACAATCAGTCTGCGAGACCCTTATATCACAGCaaaaattcttccttctttcctttatattttgttcttcagagcCCTAGCAAGGCACATGATAAGTATCAACTTAACATCCTTCCACTTACTTCGGTAAGACATGATGGTCAACAAGGATGAGGGTGAGCTGGCCAGCCTGATGCAGTGCATGAAGGTCAATCTCATCTCGGAAGATCAAGACAGACTCTGGAATGTTAACTTTCTGAAGGAAGAAGACGTTGTCACCTCGTAGAGGCAGCTCAGAACGTTTTATATTTAAAACGGGCACAAAGATTTCATCAGCCTCTGTTGTCTGAATAGGAAAGTGAGAAGGTTATTGAAATgttttggaagagaaaggaaaaagtaacaaAACCACTGGGACGAGGGAGACATAATCTTGGCAGGTTACTGCCTTTTTCAAAGCCATAGTCACCTAATCAACAAATATGAACATACCATTCTTGCCTTCCCTTCTTCTTAGCAATAACATGAAGGTCAACAAGGTAGCAGATAGAAAAGACCTATTCTAGATGCGGCAGGAAAAGGATAACTAGTTTCCAAGAGCTGATCCAGACAAGAGGAATATGCACTGGATCATGGATAACTATAAGGAAGTCAATAAACTGAATACTGTTTTATGGTTTACAAATACAAAAtgcatttacttatttgttcCTCACAGCAACACTGTAAAATATTATCACTTTAAGTTGACAGATGGTGACATGCAACTTAGCAAAGTTAAGAGATTTAACTTACCCAAGGGTAAATGCTGATAAATGGTAGAGCTGGGTCTTGAATCCAAATCTTTTCATTCTAAGAGACTCAGTTTCTAGGTACTCACCTTTGCCAGGTAAAAAGCCAGGATGAGAGCAGACACCATGGAGTCCAAGTCACAGGCTTCATTTCCCAGCACAACATGTAGAGGCCGGGACtcctggaaagaaaggagaatggaATACCAACTAAAATATCTCTATCCATTCCCATCCACCTTAAATTCATATAGGGTTTCACACACATCCTCTCACCAGTCTTCAAAGACAGGGTAAGTCAGATAATCTTACGGGTCCTCATTTTATGGAAGAGGATATTAGCAGTCAGAGCACAAGCATTTGGCTAAGTCACACATTCAGGTAATTGAAAAgcactcttttctctctctgccactgtctCCTTAAATGTAACTTACAGAAGAACAATAGCAAATCTCCGATTATCTTATGCTTCTTTGGGTACTACAGAGGAAGTGAAAGGTAGAGCATTTGGAGTTGCTGTTATATCAAAGCTATGCTTCTTGGGCATATCAAacctaatttttttccatttacaaaatagggaaaagaatgtaaaacatGAGAATAAAACTGTCAACTATCCAGATGTCCATGAAAACTCTCCCTACCCTGAGAAACTTCAACAATAATCACACATAACCAATACCTCTCACAACTCAGGAAACAGACACTACCAAGCAGGTTCACATTAAAGGGCAGAGGCAAgaacagctgctgctgctgctgctgcttgagcttttatttttaaagctgctGGTAAGAACTCTGAAAAGGGAGGGATTTCTGCTGCTATTATTAGCCTTGTTCCCTGGTGTCCCCTTGGCTatcaaagtattaaaaaataagatacattAAAATCTGCAGCATCCACAGTAGCAAATGAAgggtttgtttttgctttgcttttaacATTTGCTGAgtgtgccaggaactgttctcACATTTTTACAGACATTAACTAagcatttaatcttcaaaacaatcCAATAAGGCAGGTAGGTATTTTaagaattatcattttatttcagatatgAGCATTCTATTGGGAGGAATGAAACCATAAAGCCTATAGCTCAGCTTACAACATAGGAATTCTCTCTTGCTACTTTACTTTTGAATTTCTATTTTAGCCTGCTCCTGAGAGAGGGATAAGGAGAGACAGAATGAGACATACCAGTTATAGCAAggcttctcaacctcagcactcctgacattttggactggataattctttgttgtgggaccTGCACGTAGGATGGTTAGTAGCAtgcctggcctctacccactggaCACCAGAGCCACCTCCAATTGTGAccatcaaaaatgtctccagatttACCAAATGTCCCCTGGCAGACAGGAATGGCCCCCGATTGTAAACTACTGGGATATAGGAAGGTGAAAATCAATATACTCTGGTTTTTTCAATAGGGAAGATTTACTAGTAGAAGAGTTTGAAAAAGTTGGAAGGGGGGTTCAAAGAAGTAAAACACAGCAAGAAACAGTTCTCAAGTAACAtaactctggggaaaaaaaagagaatctagGGCAATAAGGAACTATCTGCCTCTGTAAGTTACCCACCCTACCTCCCAGGCAGCCACTGAATAGCCAAAACTAGAAAGGGGCAATTTTAGGAGATTTCTGGTGGTAAAACTGTCTAGTTACTAGacaggattttgtttttaaactaccATCTTCTCCATCTCTTACTCCTACCTCTAGAGAGAAGTATACAAGGCAGAAATTATTTGTCAGGATTTTGGACAAAGGGCCCCTGGGGAGTTTGCCCTCAGGTTCTCCCCTGCACCCATTTCTCTAGGCCTGTTTTTGAGAGTGGGGCAGGCCAGCCTGGTACTACTGAGCAGCTCCCGGAAGGGAAGATTCTCTTCTGACATTAAACTTTCCCTACACAATAAGAGGATTCTGTATCCGAGACCTTAGTCCTACAGTAACCACTCACTTGTAATTCCTCCTCCCCATATCAGAGAAGGCGCCCTGTTTCCTAGGTACCAAAACTGCCCAGATGGCTGTGGACCAAAGTGACAGCAAGGCACTTGAGATAAGTGGCTGCAGAGATAACATGCTCGCTGAGGCAGTAAGTGGGGGCACTGTGTTCTCTAAAAAGGCAACTAAATAAACACTGAGAGGCCACATTGCCCTGACTCTGGAGAAAAAAGGTAAGAGCAACAGAGAAAAGGCAGACCAAGGAGGAGAGCCCTACTGCTGGACACGAAGAGCCCCTCAGAAAGTATTATCAAAGCTCATTTAGCTTAGCGCTGCTTCACTCTAAACAGTAGCTGAAGCAGTCAGATCCCCTGCATCAAGAGAAAGCTAAGCAGAAAGTACGGAACAAATACAACTTCATGGCTGAGGTGAGGGGAAATAATCTCTAGAGGAAGGTTAACGACTAACCAGTTCTCCCCTTGTGTTCAGGGAAGCCCAGAGAGCAGCCTAAAGGAATACGCGGGGACTCATAACCAACGTTGGAACCGGAGTGACCAAGGGAGACAGTGGCATTTCACCACTGCCTCCCAGCCCCAC
This is a stretch of genomic DNA from Tamandua tetradactyla isolate mTamTet1 chromosome 4, mTamTet1.pri, whole genome shotgun sequence. It encodes these proteins:
- the PRUNE1 gene encoding exopolyphosphatase PRUNE1 isoform X3, producing MEVYLQGCRAALQESRPLHVVLGNEACDLDSMVSALILAFYLAKTTEADEIFVPVLNIKRSELPLRGDNVFFLQKVNIPESVLIFRDEIDLHALHQAGQLTLILVDHHVLPKSDAALEEAVAEVLDHRPIEQKHCPPCHVSVELVGSCATLVAERILQNAPEILNRQIVTLLHGTIILDCVNMNMQLGKATLKDNKYVEKLEALFPDLPNRNDIFDSLQKAKFDVSGLTTEQMLRKDQKTIYRQGTKVAISAIYMDLETFLQRAGLIADLHAFCQAHSYDVLIAMTIFFNMHDEPVRQLAIFCPHVELRMVICRVLEHSYSPSLNLTPAPSTHPNLQAYHQGNTQVSRKKLLPLLQEALSAYFDSMKIPSGQPETVGVSREQLDKEMDRVLFGSRLEAFFCPDRVA